A window of Gambusia affinis linkage group LG03, SWU_Gaff_1.0, whole genome shotgun sequence contains these coding sequences:
- the kdm2ba gene encoding lysine (K)-specific demethylase 2Ba isoform X7, producing the protein MALSMSGDDEEYESESEQQRAVNRPKPKMGSTSAVKLPSNRSASGARRRRTRCRKCEACLRTECGECHFCKDMKKFGGPGRMKQSCIMRQCIAPVLPHTAVCVVCKEAGKEDTLEDEEEKFNFMLMECSICNEIVHPNCLKVSDASGVVNDELPNCWECPKCNHAGKSGKQKRGPGFKYASNLPGSLLREQKPAKEEGDLSSATKRKPDRDETPRYRTEEALHRQPPLLSPSGLPRPRPEDKLRKKRKLFDDDDEEDLNVRKKDKSDDSYISKLLPQVKTEKEEEDDDDEEGGREHPFRSGVDRKGRFGEAEEEADYRDSRNDSLNSSIKTPLGDSDHSLCSSPQAGPSSEGGSETQERGPRPKARRKRRLPNRELSRELSKALNQEIQKTEDCLANENRQPLKVEPETENEEPKKLFRNGNELSDQRSHLKTKEMNGNTWDLRHFYPSPITPLGFNRSTPTTRPVPPRSPPKCVQMERHVIRPPPISPPPDRLPLKDGKAHILQREVWMKIFGYLSHQELCVCMRICKTWNRWCCDKRLWTNIDLNRCTSITPLMLSGIIRRQPVSLDLSWTNISKKQLSWLINRLPGLRVLKLSGCSWAAVSALCTSSCPLLRTLDVQWVEGLKDAQMRDLLSPPTDNRPGQLDNRCKLRNVEELRLAGLDITDTSLRLISRQMPLLSRLDLSYCNHINDQSVNLLTAAGTTTRDSLTEINLSVCNRVTDHSLNYFKRCGSICQIDLRFCKQVTKTACEHFIAEMSVSVPFRLKEDKLLQKIS; encoded by the exons ATGGCCTTGTCAATGAGCGGAGACGATGAAGAATATGAGTCAGAGTCCGAGCAG CAGCGAGCAGTCAACCGTCCGAAGCCAAAGATGGGGTCAACGTCGGCCGTCAAGCTGCCGTCCAACCGGAGCGCGTCGGGAGCCAGGCGCAGGAGAACGCGCTGCCGGAAGTGCGAGGCGTGCCTCCGCACAGAATGCGGAGAGTGCCACTTCTGCAAGGACATGAAGAAGTTTGGGGGGCCGGGGCGCATGAAGCAGTCCTGCATCATGAGGCAGTGCATCGCG CCCGTCCTGCCCCACACAGCCGTGTGTGTGGTGTGTAAAGAGGCGGGGAAGGAGGACACGCTGGAGGACGAAGAGGAGAAGTTCAACTTCATGCTAATGGAGTGCTCCATCTGCAACGAGATCGTCCACCCCAACTGCCTCAAG GTGAGTGACGCTTCAGGTGTGGTGAATGATGAACTGCCTAACTGCTGGGAATGTCCCAAATGCAACCACGCAGGCAAAAGTGGAAAA CAAAAAAGGGGCCCCGGGTTCAAGTACGCCTCCAACCTCCCCGGCTCTTTGCTGAGGGAACAGAAGCCCGCGAAGGAGGAGGGGGACCTTTCCTCTGCGACGAAGAGGAAGCCGGACAGAGACGAGACGCCAAGATACAGAACCGAGGAGGCTCTCCATCGGCAGCCGCCACTGCTGTCCCCCAGTGGCCTGCCGAGGCCCAGACCCGAGGACaaactgaggaagaagaggaagctTTTCGATGATGATGACGAAGAGGACCTCAATGTGAGAAAGAAG GACAAGTCAGACGATTCGTACATTTCTAAACTTCTCCCCCAAGTCAAGAcggaaaaggaggaggaagatgatgatgatgaggaaggCGGAAGGGAGCATCCTTTCCGCAGCGGCGTGGACAGGAAAGGGCGCTTCGGAGAGGCCGAAGAGGAAGCGGACTACAGAGACTCCAGAAACGACTCGTTGAATTCTTCCATCAAAACCCCACTTGGAGACAGCGACCActctctctgcagctctccGCAGGCCGGCCCCAGCAGCGAGGGCGGCAGCGAGACGCAGGAAAGGGGGCCCCGTCCGAAGGCTCGCCGTAAGCGGCGTCTGCCCAACAGGGAACTGAGCCGAGAACTGAGCAAAGCACTGAACCAGGAAATCCAGAAGACTGAGGACTGCCTGGCCAACGAGAACAGGCAGCCGCTCAAGGTGGAGCCGGAGACGGAGAACGAGGAGCCAAAGAAGCTGTTCCGCAACGGTAACGAACTCAGCGACCAGAGGTCCCACCTCAAGACCAAAGAGATGAACGGGAACACCTGGGATTTGCGCCACTTTTACCCAAGTCCGATCACTCCCCTGGGCTTCAACCGGAGCACCCCGACCACGCGGCCGGTGCCGCCGCGCTCCCCACCCAAGTGCGTCCAAATGGAAAGGCACGTAATCCGGCCGCCTCCGATCAGCCCGCCTCCCGACAGACTGCCCCTGAAAGACGGGAAAGCACACATCCTTCAGCGCGAAGTCTGGATGAAGATATTCGGCTACCTGTCACACCAGGAGTTGTGTGTCTGCATGAGAATCTGCAAGACGTGGAACCGATG GTGTTGTGACAAGAGACTTTGGACAAACATCGATTTAAACCGCTGCACCTCCATCACACCACTCATGCTCAGCGGGATAATCCGCAGGCAGCCGGTCTCCTTGGATCTCAGCTGGACGAACATTTCCAAAAAGCAGTTGAGCTGGCTCATTAATAGATTACCAG GTCTGCGAGTGTTGAAGCTGTCTGGTTGTTCCTGGGCTGCTGTCTCTGCGCTCTGCACGTCCAGCTGCCCCCTGCTGCGCACGCTGGATGTCCAGTGGGTGGAGGGACTCAAAGACGCACAGATGAGGGATCTCCTTTCACCTCCCACAGACAACAGACCAG GTCAGCTGGACAATCGCTGCAAGCTGCGGAACGTGGAGGAACTGCGGCTGGCAGGGCTGGACATCACCGACACGTCCTTGCGTCTCATCAGCCGACAGATGCCTCTTCTGTCCAGGTTAGACCTGAGTTACTGCAACCACATCAACGACCAGTCTGTGAACCTGCTCACTGCAGCAGGAACTACAACCAGAGACTCACTCACAGAAATCAACCTATCAG TTTGTAACAGAGTCACAGATCATTCATTGAACTATTTCAAGCGCTGCGGCAGCATCTGCCAGATCGACCTTCGCTTCTGTAAGCAGGTGACCAAGACGGCCTGTGAGCACTTCATTGCAGAGATGTCTGTGAGCGTCCCGTTCAGACTGAAAGAGGACAAGCTGCTGCAGAAGATAAGCTAG